Proteins found in one Candidatus Saccharimonadales bacterium genomic segment:
- the argS gene encoding arginine--tRNA ligase, whose translation MDYALPSLRADLAGQVKSALGLDVVVADANPKFDADLAIAVFGLAKTAGEATSDVAEKIKSAISHEAVARANVTSGYVNIWLKADWLAGQTLEPATNDSYGHNQAYINREIVIEHTDPNPFKELHIGHLYSNTVGESLSRLYEAGGARVHRVSYHGDIGLHIAKAIWGIIQELNGQPLDVVKATKRAEFLGRAYARGAKAYDKEADVRPQIEELNQKIYEQSDPDLQSIYKTAKDWSFEYFDSVYQRLGVGFEKHYLESDAAKRGAKIVRANIHAVFETSDGAVVFRGESHDLHTRVFINSQGLPTYEAKDLALPFMKAEDFNYDESIIITANEQNAYFAVMLKALEQIDPGLAGKTRHIGHGVVKLPSGKMGSRTGNVVTAVALLDEVERAIKTKSVEPKAATENALGAIKYAFLKQNIGADIVYDVQESINLEGQSGPYVQYAAVRIQSILNKAGQPSDFSGYDWSAEKSLLVSLAKYPEVVAQATKELEPHRIAQFIYQLSREMNRYYEEVPVKDAADNERSARIKLLKAVLNVTAQALKLLNIPLPAKM comes from the coding sequence ATGGATTACGCTTTGCCTAGTTTACGGGCCGATCTGGCCGGACAGGTCAAATCAGCTCTTGGCCTTGATGTAGTCGTTGCCGATGCCAATCCAAAATTTGACGCCGACTTGGCCATTGCCGTGTTTGGTCTAGCCAAAACGGCCGGTGAAGCGACGAGTGATGTGGCCGAAAAAATTAAATCGGCTATATCGCACGAAGCGGTAGCAAGGGCCAACGTGACGAGCGGCTACGTTAATATTTGGCTCAAGGCCGATTGGCTGGCCGGGCAAACGCTGGAGCCAGCGACCAACGACAGCTACGGTCACAACCAGGCCTATATCAACCGGGAAATCGTTATTGAGCATACCGATCCGAACCCGTTCAAGGAATTACACATCGGGCATCTCTACAGTAATACCGTGGGCGAGAGTTTGTCCCGGCTATATGAGGCCGGCGGCGCCAGGGTCCACCGGGTCAGCTACCACGGTGATATCGGGTTGCATATCGCCAAAGCGATTTGGGGCATCATACAAGAGTTAAACGGCCAGCCGCTGGATGTCGTCAAAGCCACCAAACGAGCCGAGTTTTTGGGCCGGGCTTACGCCCGCGGTGCCAAAGCGTATGATAAAGAGGCTGACGTCCGGCCGCAAATCGAAGAGCTAAACCAAAAGATTTACGAGCAATCCGACCCGGATTTACAATCGATTTATAAAACCGCTAAGGACTGGAGCTTTGAATACTTTGACTCGGTTTATCAGAGATTAGGCGTTGGATTTGAGAAGCACTACCTGGAAAGCGACGCCGCCAAACGCGGCGCTAAAATCGTCAGGGCCAATATCCATGCAGTGTTTGAAACCAGCGATGGCGCTGTGGTCTTTCGCGGCGAGTCGCACGATTTGCATACCCGGGTGTTTATTAACAGCCAAGGGTTGCCCACCTATGAAGCTAAGGACTTAGCCCTGCCGTTTATGAAGGCCGAGGATTTTAACTACGACGAGTCAATTATCATAACCGCCAACGAGCAGAACGCTTATTTTGCCGTTATGCTCAAGGCTCTGGAGCAAATTGACCCTGGTCTGGCCGGTAAAACCCGGCATATCGGCCACGGCGTGGTCAAGCTACCCAGCGGCAAGATGGGGTCTCGAACCGGCAATGTGGTCACGGCCGTCGCCTTGCTCGACGAGGTAGAACGGGCCATAAAAACCAAATCCGTCGAGCCCAAGGCGGCGACTGAAAACGCCCTCGGTGCGATAAAATACGCTTTTTTGAAACAAAACATCGGGGCCGATATAGTTTATGACGTTCAAGAGTCTATTAACCTTGAGGGGCAAAGCGGGCCGTACGTGCAATACGCCGCTGTCAGGATACAATCTATTCTCAATAAAGCTGGCCAGCCGTCGGATTTTAGCGGCTACGACTGGTCGGCGGAAAAATCACTGCTTGTTAGCCTGGCCAAGTACCCAGAAGTAGTAGCGCAGGCAACCAAAGAGCTGGAACCGCATAGGATCGCCCAATTTATCTATCAGCTAAGCCGCGAAATGAACCGTTACTACGAGGAAGTGCCGGTTAAGGACGCGGCGGATAATGAACGATCGGCCCGGATAAAGCTGCTCAAAGCTGTCTTAAATGTCACGGCCCAGGCTCTGAAGTTGCTTAATATTCCACTGCC
- a CDS encoding DUF1761 domain-containing protein — protein MDVVINNWGVFWAAVASMAVGSIWYAKSVFGTAWIKMAGVDEKRAKTDAPMAMAGMFVLGLVMAYVLAHVSYLSANFFTDYSYQKAAVVSGFWVWLGFVLPVVASGSLFEQRRKKLSAINAGNWLVTLLVMGWVIGMVGL, from the coding sequence ATGGACGTGGTAATTAACAACTGGGGGGTTTTTTGGGCGGCTGTGGCCAGCATGGCGGTTGGCAGTATCTGGTACGCCAAGAGTGTGTTTGGCACGGCTTGGATCAAAATGGCCGGTGTCGACGAGAAGCGGGCTAAAACCGACGCGCCGATGGCCATGGCCGGAATGTTTGTGCTGGGTTTGGTAATGGCTTATGTGCTGGCGCACGTATCGTACCTGTCGGCTAATTTCTTTACCGATTACTCTTACCAAAAAGCGGCCGTAGTCAGCGGCTTTTGGGTGTGGCTGGGCTTTGTCTTGCCCGTCGTGGCCTCTGGCAGTTTGTTTGAGCAGCGGCGCAAGAAACTCAGCGCGATTAACGCTGGCAACTGGCTGGTGACACTGCTGGTTATGGGCTGGGTTATCGGTATGGTTGGTCTTTAA